In uncultured delta proteobacterium, the following proteins share a genomic window:
- a CDS encoding conserved hypothetical protein (Evidence 4 : Homologs of previously reported genes of unknown function) has translation MHDERDDTYKSRSQKKRESTAVQRTGTALAALSKGDLETLGLPPDLLQAVLDWQKFPGHETKRRQMQYIGRIMRDMDLAAIEEQLEERLAPGRAETQALHAIEELRDRLVNAEGSALETELAALAARYPGAPVPRLRHCSETARHERAGKKPPKAYRELFRLLRDMAAQTEE, from the coding sequence ATGCACGACGAAAGAGACGATACCTACAAAAGCCGCTCGCAAAAAAAACGCGAGAGCACGGCCGTGCAGCGGACGGGCACGGCGCTTGCGGCGCTGTCCAAAGGCGACCTGGAAACCCTTGGCCTGCCTCCCGACCTGTTGCAAGCCGTTTTGGATTGGCAGAAGTTTCCGGGCCATGAAACCAAACGCCGCCAGATGCAGTACATCGGCAGGATCATGCGGGACATGGACCTCGCGGCCATTGAAGAACAGCTGGAAGAAAGGCTCGCGCCGGGACGGGCCGAAACGCAAGCGCTGCACGCTATCGAGGAATTGCGCGACCGCCTCGTCAACGCCGAAGGCAGCGCCCTGGAAACGGAACTCGCCGCCCTTGCCGCCCGGTATCCCGGGGCTCCCGTGCCCCGGCTGCGCCATTGCAGCGAAACCGCGCGCCATGAACGGGCCGGGAAAAAACCGCCCAAAGCCTACCGGGAACTGTTCCGCCTTTTACGGGATATGGCGGCCCAAACAGAAGAGTAA
- a CDS encoding UbiA prenyltransferase family protein, whose amino-acid sequence MPLLSMLCNKIRILCRMVKIEHSVFALPFAFMGAFAAAMGVPPARDLILLGIAMVCIRSFAMTFNRIVDVRYDRLNPRTATRPLITGEISPRAAWLFCAVMAIGFVASAAGMNMLCLALSPLVLFVAGFYSYTKRFTWLCHFVLGLLLAMAPMAGYLAVTAAFALPPMLLAAAVTFWVAGFDIFYSCQDVDFDQKHGLHSVPAHFGIPTGLVMAGFCHANTVIFLFLAGYGFGFAWPWHAVVAAVAAILVWEHRLVRPDDLTRVNLAFFTLNAVIALILFCGIAAAIFL is encoded by the coding sequence ATGCCCCTGCTGTCCATGTTGTGCAACAAGATCCGCATCCTGTGCCGGATGGTGAAAATCGAGCACTCCGTCTTCGCCCTGCCCTTCGCGTTCATGGGCGCGTTTGCCGCCGCCATGGGCGTTCCCCCGGCCCGCGACCTTATCCTGCTGGGCATCGCCATGGTCTGCATCCGGTCCTTTGCCATGACGTTCAACCGGATCGTGGACGTGCGCTATGACAGGCTGAACCCGCGCACGGCCACCCGCCCCCTCATCACCGGCGAAATTTCGCCCCGCGCGGCATGGCTGTTCTGCGCCGTCATGGCTATAGGGTTTGTCGCCTCCGCCGCCGGCATGAACATGCTCTGCCTCGCCCTTTCCCCCCTGGTGCTTTTCGTGGCCGGATTTTACAGCTACACCAAGCGGTTTACCTGGCTCTGCCATTTCGTGCTGGGCCTCCTGCTCGCCATGGCGCCCATGGCCGGTTACCTCGCGGTCACGGCAGCGTTTGCCCTGCCGCCCATGCTGCTTGCCGCCGCGGTCACGTTCTGGGTGGCGGGGTTCGATATTTTTTATTCCTGCCAGGACGTGGATTTCGACCAAAAACACGGCCTGCATTCCGTGCCCGCGCATTTCGGCATTCCCACCGGGCTTGTAATGGCCGGGTTCTGCCATGCGAACACGGTTATTTTTCTGTTTCTCGCCGGGTACGGCTTCGGCTTCGCCTGGCCCTGGCACGCGGTGGTCGCCGCCGTGGCCGCTATTCTGGTCTGGGAACACCGGCTGGTCAGGCCGGACGATCTGACACGGGTCAACCTGGCCTTTTTCACCCTTAACGCCGTTATCGCCCTGATCCTGTTCTGCGGGATCGCGGCCGCCATTTTCCTGTGA
- a CDS encoding conserved hypothetical protein (Evidence 4 : Homologs of previously reported genes of unknown function), protein MPHNAVGSFAKWLTERCEFLHNLEAEAERVLQEDKDTDKYRALMCQKAMFLQALPEEAENRVDSLPDDVAELAVQRLDRFAANASRALSIGSVFYMYALLYPDDHVKGEPNDLDLLAMEIRDIAGRTPS, encoded by the coding sequence ATGCCACACAACGCCGTCGGATCGTTCGCCAAATGGCTCACGGAACGGTGCGAGTTTTTGCACAACCTTGAAGCCGAGGCGGAACGCGTCCTGCAAGAGGATAAGGACACGGACAAATACAGAGCGCTCATGTGCCAGAAGGCCATGTTTCTGCAAGCGCTTCCCGAGGAAGCCGAAAACAGGGTGGATTCGCTCCCGGACGATGTGGCGGAGCTTGCCGTGCAGCGGCTGGACCGCTTTGCGGCAAACGCCTCCCGCGCCCTCTCCATCGGATCGGTATTTTACATGTACGCCCTGCTCTACCCGGACGATCACGTCAAGGGAGAGCCCAACGACCTGGATCTGCTCGCCATGGAGATACGGGATATCGCCGGGCGCACCCCGTCCTGA
- the groS gene encoding Cpn10 chaperonin GroES, small subunit of GroESL (Evidence 2a : Function of homologous gene experimentally demonstrated in an other organism; PubMedId : 12475168, 2897629, 2901493, 8506346, 8538739, 8876186, 9285585, 9298646, 9600841; Product type f : factor) has translation MKLMPLNDRVLVKRLESEEKTAGGLYIPDTAKEKPSKGEVVAAGPGKTDDSGKRVAMAVKAGDIVLFNKYAGTEVKLDGVEHLVMREDDILAVIQ, from the coding sequence ATGAAGCTGATGCCCCTCAACGACCGCGTTTTGGTCAAGCGTCTTGAGTCGGAAGAAAAGACCGCCGGTGGTCTCTACATTCCGGATACCGCGAAAGAAAAGCCCTCCAAGGGTGAAGTCGTCGCCGCCGGTCCCGGCAAGACGGACGACTCCGGCAAGCGCGTCGCCATGGCCGTGAAAGCCGGCGATATCGTGCTGTTCAACAAGTACGCGGGCACGGAAGTCAAGCTCGACGGCGTTGAGCACCTGGTCATGCGCGAAGATGATATCCTCGCTGTCATCCAGTAA
- the groEL gene encoding chaperone Hsp60, peptide-dependent ATPase, heat shock protein (Evidence 2a : Function of homologous gene experimentally demonstrated in an other organism; Product type f : factor), whose amino-acid sequence MPAKEILFDTKARELLSKGVDKLANAVKVTLGPKGRNVVIEKSFGSPVITKDGVTVAKEIELEDRFENMGAQMVKEVASKTSDIAGDGTTTATILAQAIYREGVKLVAAGRNPMAIKRGIDKAVEALVKDLGTLAKPTRDQKEIAQVGTISANADTTIGNIIAEAMNKVGKEGVITVEEAKGLETTLDVVEGMQFDRGYLSPYFVTNPDKMVCEMDEPYILINEKKISNMKEMLPILEQVVKLNRPLVIIAEDVDGEALATLVVNKLRGALQVVAVKAPGFGDRRKAMLQDIAVLTGGVVISEDMGGKLEGVTVADLGTAKRVVIDKENTTIVDGAGKGDDIKARVKQIRAQIEETTSDYDREKLQERLAKIVGGVAVIHVGAATETEMKEKKDRVEDALNATRAAVEEGIVPGGGTAYLRVVKALDDVKPVDDDEAAGIAVVRRAVEEPLRQIAQNAGFEGSVVAEKVRDGKDGFGFNAASGEYEDLIKAGVIDPKKVTRIALQNAASVASLLLTTECAIAEKPEAKKDMAMPGGGMGGMGGMGGMY is encoded by the coding sequence ATGCCTGCCAAGGAAATTCTTTTTGATACCAAAGCCCGTGAACTTCTCTCCAAGGGCGTGGACAAGCTTGCCAATGCCGTTAAGGTGACCCTCGGCCCCAAGGGCCGTAACGTGGTTATCGAAAAATCCTTCGGCTCCCCCGTCATCACGAAAGACGGCGTGACCGTTGCGAAAGAAATCGAACTGGAAGACAGGTTCGAAAACATGGGTGCCCAGATGGTCAAGGAAGTCGCCTCCAAGACTTCCGACATCGCCGGCGACGGCACCACCACCGCCACCATTCTGGCCCAGGCCATCTACCGCGAAGGCGTGAAGCTCGTGGCCGCCGGCCGCAACCCCATGGCCATCAAGCGCGGCATCGACAAAGCCGTTGAAGCCCTCGTGAAAGATCTCGGCACGCTTGCCAAGCCCACCCGCGACCAGAAGGAAATCGCCCAGGTCGGCACCATTTCCGCCAACGCGGACACCACCATCGGCAACATCATCGCCGAAGCCATGAACAAGGTCGGCAAGGAAGGCGTCATCACCGTTGAAGAAGCCAAAGGCCTTGAAACCACCCTGGACGTCGTGGAAGGCATGCAGTTCGACCGCGGCTACCTCTCTCCGTACTTCGTGACCAACCCGGACAAGATGGTCTGCGAAATGGACGAACCCTACATCCTGATCAACGAAAAGAAGATTTCCAACATGAAGGAAATGCTTCCCATTCTTGAACAGGTCGTGAAACTGAACCGCCCCCTGGTCATCATCGCTGAAGACGTTGACGGCGAAGCCCTTGCCACCCTGGTGGTGAACAAGCTGCGCGGCGCCCTCCAGGTCGTGGCCGTGAAAGCCCCGGGCTTCGGCGACCGCCGTAAAGCCATGCTCCAGGATATCGCCGTTCTCACCGGCGGCGTGGTTATTTCCGAAGACATGGGCGGCAAGCTCGAAGGCGTGACCGTGGCCGACCTCGGCACCGCCAAGCGCGTCGTTATCGACAAGGAAAACACCACCATCGTTGACGGCGCCGGCAAAGGCGACGACATCAAGGCCCGCGTGAAGCAGATCCGCGCCCAGATCGAAGAAACCACTTCCGACTACGACCGTGAAAAGCTGCAGGAACGCCTCGCCAAGATCGTTGGCGGCGTGGCCGTCATCCATGTCGGCGCGGCGACCGAAACGGAAATGAAGGAAAAGAAAGACCGCGTGGAAGACGCGCTCAACGCCACCCGCGCCGCGGTTGAGGAAGGCATCGTCCCCGGCGGCGGCACCGCGTACCTGCGCGTCGTGAAAGCCCTGGACGACGTCAAGCCCGTTGACGACGACGAAGCCGCCGGCATCGCCGTTGTGCGCCGCGCCGTTGAAGAACCGCTTCGCCAGATCGCGCAGAACGCCGGTTTCGAAGGTTCCGTCGTGGCCGAAAAGGTCCGTGACGGCAAGGACGGCTTCGGCTTCAACGCCGCTTCCGGCGAATATGAAGACCTGATCAAGGCCGGTGTCATCGACCCCAAAAAGGTCACCCGCATCGCCCTGCAGAACGCGGCTTCCGTGGCTTCCCTCCTGCTCACCACGGAATGCGCCATCGCTGAAAAGCCCGAAGCCAAGAAAGACATGGCCATGCCGGGCGGCGGCATGGGCGGCATGGGCGGCATGGGCGGCATGTACTAA
- a CDS encoding Response regulator (fragment), producing the protein MEQPFLGGSVPRACDTKRGIAVKTILVVDDNVTNLRHVSGQLAGEYAVIMAKSGGQALAIVAEKVPDLIVLDIEMPGMDGFATLAALRQNAALARIPVIFLTANHDPETRIKALAAGGVDFVRKPFEKEALLRRIGLHLNLSGGRQRLEKE; encoded by the coding sequence ATGGAGCAACCGTTCCTGGGGGGGAGCGTGCCGCGCGCGTGCGATACGAAGAGGGGGATTGCCGTGAAAACCATTCTTGTTGTTGATGATAACGTGACCAACCTGCGGCATGTCAGCGGACAGCTTGCCGGAGAATACGCGGTCATCATGGCCAAATCCGGAGGCCAGGCGTTAGCCATCGTGGCGGAAAAAGTTCCGGACCTGATCGTTCTGGATATCGAAATGCCCGGCATGGACGGGTTCGCCACCTTGGCCGCGTTGCGGCAAAACGCCGCGCTGGCCCGCATCCCCGTTATTTTTCTTACCGCCAATCACGACCCGGAAACGCGGATAAAGGCCCTGGCCGCCGGCGGGGTTGATTTTGTCCGGAAACCTTTTGAAAAAGAAGCGCTTTTGCGCAGGATCGGCCTGCACCTGAATCTCTCCGGGGGCCGGCAGCGCCTGGAGAAAGAGTAG
- a CDS encoding exported hypothetical protein (Evidence 5 : No homology to any previously reported sequences) has product MAIVKKWHVFGIATAILACVILIPLSAGAAETETVIIKEKSIVSDTIVDPNMPAPANSKVLPEAPFHGKREMLPAGSAIEGTAMQGGQFGPNVINYASAVAKRTPNELVLNTMISKAEDDETLSQLASKVYMDNGGANYENVTIFWHVGEKPQLANPWGRTDIHKGDTVFKVVKIVE; this is encoded by the coding sequence ATGGCTATCGTTAAAAAATGGCATGTTTTCGGTATCGCCACGGCCATCCTCGCCTGCGTGATCCTGATCCCCCTGTCCGCCGGCGCCGCCGAGACCGAAACCGTTATCATCAAGGAAAAATCCATCGTGTCCGATACGATCGTCGATCCGAACATGCCCGCTCCCGCCAACAGCAAAGTGCTGCCGGAAGCCCCTTTCCACGGCAAGCGGGAAATGCTCCCCGCCGGTTCCGCCATTGAAGGCACCGCCATGCAGGGCGGCCAGTTCGGCCCCAACGTGATTAACTACGCATCCGCCGTTGCGAAGCGCACGCCGAACGAACTGGTGCTGAACACCATGATAAGCAAGGCGGAAGACGACGAAACCCTGAGCCAGCTGGCGAGCAAGGTTTACATGGACAACGGCGGCGCCAATTATGAGAACGTGACCATTTTCTGGCACGTCGGCGAAAAGCCCCAGCTTGCCAACCCCTGGGGACGCACCGACATCCACAAGGGCGACACCGTGTTCAAAGTCGTCAAAATAGTCGAATAA